A single Perca flavescens isolate YP-PL-M2 chromosome 2, PFLA_1.0, whole genome shotgun sequence DNA region contains:
- the exoc1l gene encoding exocyst complex component 1-like has protein sequence MSSLLREEMQRVLFRPDKQRLIEFIEIEEPTHGKHFICVSVSKNKVVQISIVRCQIAQTSLKAGSKRSHTKRSSIQECYRRTEVWSLQDLTLVDGRDPDVDDPCFLLHFDKVRTVTAISCSAKYMFVRALVALSDKYCQMSLNLRNFDWAYIKPTSFYSNRGDCVVLSQICFYAFNLVCLSMCPVPLDA, from the exons ATGTCGTCTCTTCTGAGGGAGGAGATGCAGAGAGTTTTATTCCGACCTGATAAACAGAGATTGATTGAGTTTATTGAGATTGAAGAGCCGACGCACGGAAAACATTTTATCTGTGTCTCAG TTtcaaaaaacaaagtggtgcAGATCTCTATAGTCCGATGTCAAATAGCTCAGACGTCCCTAAAGGCTGGATCCAAGAGGTCCCACACCAAACGCTCCAGCATACAGGAATGCTACAGGAGGACGGAGGTCTGGTCCCTGCAAGACCTGACTCTTGTTGACGGACGGGACCCTGATGTG GATGACCCCTGTTTCCTGCTGCACTTTGACAAGGTGCGTACAGTGACGGCCATCAGCTGCTCAGCCAAATACATGTTTGTGCGTGCCCTGGTTGCTCTCAGCGACAAGTACTGTCAGATGTCACTGAATCTGCGGAACTTTGACTGGGCCTATATCAAGCCCACTTCCTTTTACTCTAATAGAGGAGACTGTGTTGTTCTTTCACAGATATGCTTCTATGCATTCAACTTGGTATGTCTGTCCATGTGTCCCGTGCCTCTGGATGCATAA
- the smc2 gene encoding structural maintenance of chromosomes protein 2 — MHIKSIIIEGFKSYAQRTEINCFDPLFNAITGLNGSGKSNILDSICFLLGISNLSHVRASNLQDLVYKNGQGGITKATVSITFDNSNKSQSPLGFETHDEITVTRQVVIGGRNKYLINGVNANNTRVQDLFCSVGLNVNNPHFLIMQGRITKVLNMKPPEILAMIEEAAGTRMYECKKISAQKTIEKKEAKLKEIQTILNEEITPTMDKLQEERSSYLEYQKLMREIQHLSRLYVAWLFVCAEETKLKSADNLKGMQDNITKMQASMAENESKVQELSAQIQELQKKKDQEVSGVLKSLEETLADVQRVDAKAQSALDLKKQNVKDETKKRGELVKSMEEDKKMLVVKEKEVSKLTEQLQALQEEGQKDNAALETAEQHFRAVSAGLSTNEDGEEATLAGQMMTCKNDMSKADTEAKQAQMTLKHAQAELKTKQAEVKKMDSGYKKDQDSLQAVRSSREKLQAELAKLNYEDGKEENLLDKRRQLSREVAKLKETYERLVSRFPNLRFDYKDPERGWDRSKVKGLLANLITVRDVSYATGLEVVAGGRLYNIIVDTEVTGKKLLEKGELQRRYTIIPLNKISAKTLNDRVVTTAKRLVGEDNVHTALSLVGYESDLRKAMEYVFGSTLVCDTLDNAKKVAFDKQVMTKTVTLGGDIFDPQGTLTGGARSQSASVLSSLQELKEVRDNLNDKEAQLQDTERQLASLKGTAEKYRQLKQQSELKVEEEQILQAKLQQSSFHQQQEELERLRKAIEESEETLRVTKEVQKRAEEKYKVLENKMKNAEAEREKELKAAQQKLNAAKAKADAFNKKLKQKQQESDAVALELEELRREQAGYEQQIQAVDEATRAIQEQIDSMACTVSQNKEAVRKAQEELAKQKEVIMAQDKELKGKTTEANKIREQNNEVQLKIKELEHNISKHRKDSQEAADKVSRMLEEHDWIQSERQFFGKPNTSYDFKTNNPREAGQRLKKLEETTNKLERNVNKRAMNMLNEAEERYNDLMKKKRIVENDKAKILQTIEELDQKKNEALNVAWQKVNKDFGSIFSTLLPGATAKLAPPPGGGVLEGLEFKVALGNTWKENLTELSGGQRSLVALSLILAMLLFKPAPIYILDEVDAALDLSHTQNIGQMLRTHFRHSQFVVVSLKDGMFTNANVLFKTKFVDGMSTVTRAALSQSDASHPQKGQDKARQKDKRNKQLIG, encoded by the exons ATGCACATCAAGTCtattattattgaaggattcaAATCCTACGCACAGAGGACGGAGATCAACTGCTTTGACCCGCTGTTTAACGCCATCACAGGACTTAACGGCAGTGGCAAGTCCAATATTTTGGATTCGATATGTTTCCTTTTGGGCATTTCCAACCTCAGCCAT GTGCGAGCCTCCAACCTCCAGGACTTGGTTTACAAAAACGGACAGGGAGGTATCACCAAAGCCACTGTGTCTATTACCTTTGACAACTCCAACAAAAGCCAGAGTCCTCTGGGGTTTGAAACCCATGATGAGATCACCGTCACCAGACAG gtcgTAATTGGTGGCAGGAACAAGTACCTAATCAATGGAGTCAATGCAAACAACACCAGGGTGCAGGACTTGTTCTGCTCGGTTGGCCTCAATGTCAACAACCCGCATTTCCTCATCATGCAG gggaggatcaccaaagttctGAACATGAAGCCACCTGAG atCCTTGCCATGATTGAGGAGGCAGCGGGAACCAGGATGTATGAGTGTAAAAAGATTAGCGCTCAGAAAACCATTGAGAAGAAGGAGGCCAAGCTGAAGGAGATTCAGACA ATTTTGAATGAGGAAATTACTCCAACTATGGATAAACTCCAAGAG gAACGATCATCATACTTGGAGTACCAGAAGTTGATGCGTGAGATCCAGCACTTGTCACGGCTGTACGTGGCctggctgtttgtgtgtgcagaggAAACCAAGCTGAAGTCAGCAGATAACCTGAAGGGGATGCAGGATAACATCACCAAGATGCAAGCAAGCATGGCCGAGAATGAGAGCAAAGTCCAGGAGCTGTCAGCCCAGATTCAGGAGCTGCAGAAGAAAAAAGACCAG GAGGTGAGTGGAGTATTAAAATCCCTGGAAGAGACTCTAGCTGATGTGCAACGTGTGGACGCCAAAGCTCAGAGTGCGCTTGACCTGAAAAAACAGAATGTCAAAGATGAAACCAAGAAGAGGGGGGAGCTTGTCAAGAGTATGGAGGAG GACAAGAAAATGCTTGTGGTAAAAGAAAAGGAAGTTTCTAAGTTGACAGAGCAGCTTCAGGCTCTACAGGAGGAGGGACAGAAGGACAACGCAGCCCTCGAGACAGCTGAGCAACATTTTAGGGCTGTGTCAGCGGGCCTTTCTACCAACGAGGACGGAGAGGAGGCCACACTGGCTGGGCAGATGATGACCTGCAAGAATGACATGAGCAAGGCAGATACTGAAGCCAAGCAG GCCCAGATGACCCTGAAGCATGCCCAGGCTGAGCTGAAGACCAAACAGGCAGAGGTGAAAAAGATGGACAGTGGCTACAAGAAGGACCAGGACAGCCTGCAGGCTGTCAGAAGCAGCAGGGAGAAACTACAGGCTGAGCTAGCTAAACTCAACTATGAAG ATGGGAAGGAGGAGAATCTGCTGGACAAAAGAAGGCAGCTGTCCAGAGAGGTCGCTAAACTTAAAGAGACCTATGAGCGTCTTGTATCGCGCTTCCCCAACTTGCGCTTTGACTATAA gGACCCAGAGCGAGGATGGGACCGTAGCAAAGTAAAGGGGCTGCTAGCCAACCTGATCACAGTCCGTGACGTCTCCTACGCAACAGGACTGGAGGTTGTTGCAGGAGGACGGCTCTATAACATTATAGTTGACACAGAG GTGACAGGTAAAAAGCTGTTGGAGAAGGGAGAGCTGCAGCGGAGGTACACCATCATTCCCCTAAACAAGATCTCTGCCAAGACACTCAATGACAGAGTGGTGACCACTGCCAAGCGCCTG GTTGGAGAGGACAACGTCCACACAGCTCTGTCCCTGGTAGGCTATGAATCTGACCTGCGTAAGGCCATGGAGTACGTCTTTGGCTCCACACTGGTGTGTGACACCCTGGACAACGCCAAAAAAGTGGCTTTTGATAAGCAGGTGATGACCAAGACTGTCACTCTTGGAGGGGACATCTTCGACCCACAGGGAACGCTGACCGGAG GCGCTCGCTCCCAGTCAGCATCAGTCTTGTCCAGCCTACAGGAACTGAAGGAGGTTCGGGACAACTTGAATGACAAAGAGGCCCAGCTTCAGGATACTGAAAGACAACTGGCCAGCCTTAAAGGAACCGCAGAGAA GTACCGTCAGCTGAAGCAGCAGTCTGAGCTGAAGGTAGAAGAGGAGCAGATTCTGCAGGCCAAGCTGCAGCAGAGCTCTTTCcaccagcagcaggaggagctggagaggCTGCGCAAGGCCATCG AGGAGAGTGAGGAGACTTTGCGTGTCACCAAGGAGGTGCAGAAACGGGCTGAAGAAAAGTACAAGGTGTTGGAGAACAAGATGAAGAACGCTGAGgcggagagggagaaagagctAAAAGCCGCCCAGCAGAAACTCAATGCAGCCAAGGCCAAAGCAGACGCCTTCAATAAGAAGCTGAAGCAGAAGCAGCAG GAGTCGGACGCCGTGGCCCTGGAGCTGGAGGAGCTGCGGAGGGAGCAGGCTGGTTATGAGCAGCAGATTCAGGCTGTAGATGAAGCCACAAGGGCCATCCAGGAGCAGATAGACAGCATGGCATGCACTGTGTCACAGAATAAG GAGGCAGTGCGTAAAGCCCAGGAGGAGTTGGCCAAACAGAAGGAAGTGATCATGGCTCAGGACAAAGAGCTCAag GGTAAGACCACAGAGGCCAATAAAATAAGGGAACAGAACAACGAAGTCCAGCTGAAGATCAAGGAACTGGAGCACAACATTAGCAAGCACCGCAAAGACAGCCAAGAAGCTGCTGACAAG GTGTCTCGGATGCTCGAGGAACATGACTGGATCCAGTCGGAGCGCCAGTTCTTTGGCAAGCCCAACACCTCGTATGACTTCAAGACCAACAACCCCCGAGAGGCTGGTCAGCGGCTGAAGAAGCTGGAGGAGACCACCAACAAGCTGGAAAGAAACGTCAACAAGAGAGCCATGAACATGCTGAACGAGGCCGAGGAAAGG TACAATGACctgatgaagaagaagaggatTGTGGAGAACGACAAAGCCAAAATCTTGCAGACCATCGAGGAGCTGGACCAGAAGAAGAATGAGGCTCTTAACGTGGCGTGGCAGAAG GTAAACAAGGACTTTGGCTCTATTTTCTCCACTCTGCTGCCAGGGGCCACAGCTAAGCTGGCTCCTCCCCCAGGCGGCGGTGTCTTGGAAGGGCTTGAGTTCAAGGTGGCCTTGGGCAATACCTGGAAGGAGAACCTCACTGAGCTCAGCGGTGGACAAAG ATCACTGGTGGCCTTGTCTCTCATCCTGGCCATGCTGCTGTTCAAACCAGCTCCCATCTACATCTTAGACGAGGTGGACGCTGCCCTGGATCTCTCGCACACACAGAACATTGGACAGATGTTGCGCACACATTTCAGACACTCCCAG TTTGTGGTGGTGTCCCTAAAAGACGGCATGTTCACCAATGCCAACGTCCTGTTCAAGACAAAGTTTGTCGACGGCATGTCCACAGTTACACGGGCTGCGCTCAGCCAGAGTGATGCCAGCCATCCCCAAAAAGGCCAAGACAAGGCTCGCCAAAAAGACAAGAGGAACAAACAGCTCATCGGTTAA